One Pseudomonas sp. MM213 genomic window, TCTTTGTTATTGGCAGGCGCCGGGGATGTAGCAAGCTTGTAGTTATACTACATGAATTGGCTTTTTGCCTGCTCAATGCGCAACCGAATCCCTCGTTTTCAGGCGTGCGCGCTTCATGTAGCACTCATTATCAGAGCCGCAGCGCAACCGAAGCACACCCTTAGGCTAACAACCCTCCCTGATCGACTCACTCAAAGCAGCAGGGTCTTAGTTGCTACAAGTGCAAAAAACAAAACACTCAAACTTACAAATGCAAATAACAACCCTCTTCCAAAAACAACTTCACCTAGTTACCTTGATCGTGCAGGAAGCAATCAAACTTAATTAAAGGAGTTACACACTATGAGCATTAAAACCAAAGACTGGACCGCACAAATTGACCGTATGCCTGGCGCAGCTTCTTTCCGCGCTTTCGGCACCGTAACCGTTGCACACACAGGCATTACCCCCAAGCTGGTAATGACCGATCTTCAGGATAAATCCTTTGATCTGCGACTGGAGTTGATTCTTGAAAACTCCAACGAAATTTCGCTGCAAGTTGAAACAGACAAAGTTGTCGAATATAAAGCACTGGGGGACTCTAATGTTTCCGGCGTGAGCATCTTTTATAAAGGTGAAAAAATTCACCACATCGATAAAGTTCTGATTACAAACTAAGCCTATAAACACCTTCCCGTCATTTTAGTGGCGGGAAGGTGTGATTGTGCGACACACCTTCAGTAGGCGGATTGCGCTCGCAGAAGGTCCGCCAACCCACCCGCTTCTATCGGGCGACTGATCAAATACCCCTGCACTTCATCGCAGCGCTCAGCCTGCAAAAACTCGAGCTGCTCCGACCGCTCCACGCCTTCAGCCACCACCTTCAACGACAACCCGTGGGCCATCGCAATGATCGCCCGGGTGATCGCCGCATCCACGCTCCCCTCCCCCAGGCCGCGAATGAATGCCTGATCGATCTTCACGTAATCCACCGGGATGCGCTTGAGGTAGCTCAGGGACGAATAGCCGGTGCCGAAATCGTCGATGGCCAGCTTCACCCCAAGATCACGCAGCTGCTGGAACGTCGCGATGATGTGCTCAACGCTGTCCAGCAACTGGCTTTCGGTAAGCTCCAGTTCGAGGTAGTGCGGCGCCAGCCCGGTTTCTTCCAATACCTGACGCACCAGACTGACCAGCTTGCCCTGGCGCAATTGATGCACCGACAAATTGACCGATACCCGAATCGGTTCCAGCCCCTGACGCTGCCATTCGCAGGCTTGCCAGCACGCCTGTCGCAACACGAACTCGCCGATCGGGCCGATCAGCCCGGTTTCCTCGGCCAGGCCGATGAAGTCCGACGGCGGCACGCGGCCCATGGTCGGGTGATCCCAGCGCACCAATGCCTCGGCGGCATTCAGCCGGCCTGTGGCGAGGCAAAGCTTGGGTTGGTAAAACACTTTCAGTTGTTTTTCTTCGATGGCTTTACGCAGCTGGTTTTCCAGCTGCAAGCGCTCAAGCGTGCTGGCTTGCAGACTGTCGGTGTAGAACTGGAAATTGTTGCCGCCCAAGTGTTTGGCGTGTTGCATGGCCATGTTCGACTGACTCACCAGCGCGGAGATTTCCCGTGCGTTGTCCGGCAGCATGCTGATGCCCATGGACGCGCTGACCACCAGCTCATGCCCCTCGACGGTCACCGGCAAACGCAGCTTGGCCGACAGGCGAGTCGCCACCCGCGCCAGGCTCGAAAGGTTGCCGTAAGCGTCGAACAGCACGGCGAACTCATCGCCGGACAATCGGGCGATGGTGTCTGCTTCCGGCAGTGCGTTGACCAGCCGCCGGGCCATTTTCTGCAACAGCTGATCGGCGATTTCATGGCCAAGGCTGTCGTTGAGCAACTTGAAGCGATCAAGATTGATGTGCAACAACGCCAGACTGCGCCCGCCCTGGCGCACGCGCTGATGGGCTTCACGCAACCTTTCGCGGAACAACGAACGGTTGGCCAGGCCAGTCAGTTCATCGTAGTGAGTCAGGTAGCGCATGCGCTCTTCGGATTCGCGCCGCGCCGAGAGATCGGCGAAGAAGCCGACGATATGGCTGACATTTCCCCGCGTATCGCGCACGGCGTTCAATTGCAGCCATTGCGGATACAACTCGCCGTTCTTGCGCGTTTCCACCAGCTCGCCCTGCCAACTGCCGTGTTGCTCCAGCGCCTGATGAATCGCCCCGTAGTGGCGACGGGCATCGCGACTGCACGGCAGCTCCACGACGTTGCGCCCGAGCATGTCGTCGATGTCGTAGCCCGTTAAGCGGCTGAACGCCTGGTTTACCGCAATAAGTGCGTAATTCGGATCGAAAATCATGATGCCTTCGCTGGCGGCCTCGAACACCGTCGCCGCCAGTTGCTGCTGGGCTTCCAGCATCTTGCTGGCACTGATGTCGCGGCGGGTGCCGACCATGCGGATCACCCGACCGCCGTCACTGCGCTCCACCGCTCGACCGCGGTCCTCGATCCAGACCCAATGACCATCGCCATGGCGCACGCGGTATTCGATCTGATAGTCCTCGCTGCGGCCCTTCAGGTGCTCGACCAGTGCGCGCCTCAGCGACGGCAAGTCCTCGGGATGCAGGCGCGGCTTGAGGTGACGCAACATGGCCGTCACGAATTCCGGCTCCAGGCCGAACAACTCCTGAATATGGGTGTGATGGACTTCGTCGGTTTGCAGGTTCCAGTCCCACAGCCCCAGTTCACTGGCCTTCAACGCCAGCGCCAGGCGCGCCTCGCTTTTGCTCAGGGCCTGGTTGGCAGCATCCAGCTCCAGGCTGCGCTGGGCGACGCGGCTTTCCAGCCCAATCTGAATTTCTCGCAACTCGTCTTCGGCACGACGGCGCTGATCGATTTCTTTGGCAAGATCATGGTTCAGCTGGTCGCTGCGGCTCTGGGCCTGCTGCAAGTGCTCGATCAATGCCTGATTCTGGAAGCGGCGCAACAACCCGCGATCAATCAGCCGATTGACCTGCCAGGCGACCACGCTCAACGCTCCCAGCAAAATCAGGCCGAACCAGCCCCAGCCCTGCTCCTGCTCGTCACCGCCCCAGAACAGGTAGGCGATGGCCGGTAACAGGCACGGCAAGGTGAAGGACAGGAAGGCTGGCAGGCTGACGGCATAAGCGACGCTGGCCGAGAGGGCTGCCGCGCCGATCAGGCCGAACACCCAGGCTTGCTGGATGAAATTGTCGGCGGGCACCAGGGCAATGCCGGCGCCGGCCAGGGTCAGGCCGGTCATGGCCGAACCGAGCAAAAACATGCGACGCCAGACCGGATGGGCCTGGCGATTGGGAATGGCCGAATCGAAAGCGGCGACCTGAATCACCCGCAGCGCCACCAGCGACAACAGCCACACCAGCCAGACGCTGACCAGGAAGTAGCGCTGCGGACTCCAGAGCAATCCCGCACACACCAGGCCATTGATCAGCATGAACAGCGTCGGCAGCAGCGAGCCTTGATAAAGCAGGCGCGTGCGCTCGACCGCCATTTCCATGGCGTACTGTTTGCGGATAACCCGGGGCTCCACAGTGGGGCCCGACAGGTCGGAGCTGAGGGTCATAGGCAATGTTCTTGTTCTTATAATGATGAGCATGAGCCCGAAACGTGGACGGAGCATACACAAGCCAATGCCCTTACCAAACTGCTCCAGATCATAATTTCTGCAAAAGTCCGGAGCCCTTTTACCCCCTGAAAACGCTGGAAGCGAGCCCCACCAACGCCTGCAGCCAGTGACCGACCGGTCGTCCTTCGCGTATCTTTCATCGGCTAAAGCAAAGCGGGGTTTGCCCGGTGTGGCGCCGCCCCCTAGAATGCCCCGATGCGCGATGATCTCTCCCTTCTGCTGAACTCCCTCAACGATGCCCAACGCCAGGCCGTAGCTGCCTCCGTGGGTCGTCAGTTGGTCCTGGCCGGTGCTGGTTCCGGTAAAACCCGAGTGCTGGTGCACCGTATCGCCTGGTTGATCCAGGTCGAAAACGCCTCGCCCCACTCAATCCTGTCGGTGACCTTCACCAACAAGGCCGCTGCCGAGATGCGTCATCGCATCGAGCAGTTGATGGGTATTAACCCGGCCGGCATGTGGGTCGGCACTTTCCACGGCCTGGCGCACCGCTTGCTGCGGGCGCACTGGCAGGAAGCCGGCCTGAGCCAGACCTTCCAGATTCTCGACAGCGACGACCAGCAACGCCTGGTCAAACGCGTTATTCGCGAATTGGGGCTGGACGAGCAACGCTGGCCAGCCCGTCAGGCGCAGTGGTTCATCAACGGGCAGAAAGACGAAGGTCTGCGTCCGCAACACATTCAAGCCAGCGGCGACCTGTTCCTGGCCACCATGCGCAGCATTTATGAGGCCTACGAGGCCGCGTGCCTGCGCGCTGGCGTGATCGATTTCTCCGAATTGCTGCTGCGCGCCCTCGACTTGTGGCGCGATCACCCGGGTTTGCTGGCGCACTATCAGAAGCGCTTCCGGCACATCCTGGTGGACGAGTTCCAGGACACCAACGCCGTGCAGTACGCCTGGCTGCGACTGTTGGCCAAGGGCGGCGACAGCCTGATGGTGGTGGGCGACGACGATCAGTCGATCTACGGCTGGCGCGGCGCGAAAATCGAGAACATCTATCAGTACTCCGACGATTTCCCGGACGCCGAGACCATTCGTCTGGAGCAGAACTACCGCTCCACCGCCGGCATCCTCAAGGCAGCCAACGCCCTGATCGCCAACAACACCGGGCGCATGGGCAAGGAGCTGTGGACCGACGGCGGCGAAGGCGAAGCGATCAATCTGTACGCGGCGTTCAACGAACACGATGAAGCACGCTACGTGGTGGAAACCATCGAAAGCGCGCTGAAAACCGGCTTGGCTCGCAGCGATATTGCGATTTTGTACCGCTCCAACGCCCAATCCCGCGTTTTGGAAGAAGCCTTGCTGCGCGAGCGTATCCCGTACCGCATCTATGGCGGTCAGCGCTTCTTCGAGCGGGCTGAAATCAAGAACGCCATGGCTTACCTGCGTTTGCTGGAAGGTCGTGGCAACGATGCAGCGCTGGAGCGGGTGATCAACGTTCCGGCGCGCGGCATCGGCGAGAAAACCGTTGAAGCGATTCGCGACCATGCGCGCCACAGTGATGTGTCGATGTGGGAAGCCATGCGCTTGCTGGTTGCCAATAAAGGCCTGACCGGTCGCGCAGCGGGTGCGCTTGGCGCGTTTATCGAGCTGATCGAGAACCTCGCCGCCAAGTGCATGGAAATGCCGCTGCACCTGATGACCCAGACCGTCATCGAGCAGTCCGGTCTGATTGCCTATCACGAAGCGGAAAAAGGCGAAAAAGGCCAGGCTCGGGTAGAAAACCTTGAGGAACTGGTCAGCGCCGCACGCAACTTCGAAAACGCTGAAGAAGACGAAGACCTGACCCCACTGGCGGCGTTCCTCGGTCACGCGTCGCTGGAGGCTGGCGATACTCAGGCCGATGAGCACGAAGACAGCATTCAGCTGATGACGTTGCACAGCGCCAAAGGCCTGGAATTCCCTTACGTGTTCCTGGTGGGCATGGAAGAAGGCCTGTTCCCGCACAAGATGAGCCTGGAAGAGCCGGGTCGTCTTGAGGAAGAACGTCGTTTGGCCTACGTCGGCATTACCCGGGCGATGCAGAACCTGGTGATGACCTATGCTGAAACCCGACGCCTGTATGGCAGCGAAACCTACAACAAGGTCTCGCGTTTCGTACGTGAAGTGCCGAAAGGCCTGATTCAGGAAGTGCGCCTGTCCAACAGTGTCAGCCGCCCGTTTGGCGGCGGCCAGCAGCAGAGTTCCAGCAGCCTGTTTGGCGGCAGCGAGATTCCCGACACCGGGTTCAGCCTCGGTCAGACCGTACGGCATTCGGTGTTTGGCGATGGCGTGATCCTGAACTTCGAAGGTGCCGGCGCGCAGGCCCGGGTGCAGGTGAACTTCAGCGAAGGCAGCAAGTGGCTGATGTTGGGCTACGCCAAACTGGAAGCGATCTAAGGGTTATCGGCTTTTCTGTAGGAGCGAGCCTGCTCGCGATTGAGGGCGCCGCGGTTTATCCGGAAAACCGTGGTGCGGCTATCGCGAGGGGGCTCGCTCCCACAGGGGTTTGTGGTTAATCCACTTCGGCAGGTTGATCTTATAAAGGCGCGAACCATGGGCTCAGGTTTCTTTTCTTCCTGGACATTCTGGGCCCTGAATGTCGGCAGCTTTTGCCGCCATGACCGCGATCTTTGCCAAAATCGGCATCGAAAACGTCAACTCCGACTTCGCCACGTTGCTGCGCACCGTGGTGGTGTTGGTCAGCCTGGCCTTGATTTTGTACGCAACGGGCCAATATCAGTCATTAGGATCGATCTCGGCCAGGAGCTACTTGTTCCTGCTGCTGTCGGGACTGGCCACCGGCGCCTCGTGGATCTGCTACTTCCGCGCATTGAAACTGGGGCCGGCCTCGCTGGTCGCTCCGGTGGACAAACTCAGTGTGGTGCTGGTGGCGGTGCTCGGCGTGATCTTGCTGGGTGAAAAACTCGACCTGCGCCAATGGGGCGGAATCGGCCTGATCACGGCCGGTGTGGTCATGCTTGCGCTACGACGCTAGGCCCCTTCCTACAGAACCTATCCACTCGTCCTACGGACCGAAGTTAACAGGCCTTATTGCCCTGACTGAAGCTGAACACGACCTGTCAGGCAAAAGCCCGAAACACTCTGCCGCTAGCCAGTAACACTTCAGCTGTGCAACATGGCGCGCGTGCCATCCACAAATGGGAATTCCCTTTATGAAACGTTTTCTTAGCATCGCCATGGCGTTGTGCATCGGCCTGACGATGAGCCTCGACGCCAACGCCAAGCGCTTTGGTGGCGGCAAGAGCTCCGGCGCTGCGCCGACTCACCAGACCAGCCAAATGGCTCCTTCTTCTGCTGCAGGTGGCGCTGCTGCCACTGCGGGCGCGGCCGGTGCCGCTGGCGCTGCCGCCAAGGCCGGCGGTGCTTCGCGCTGGCTCGGCCCTCTGGCCGGTATCGCGGCCGGTGGCCTGCTGGCTTCCATGTTCATGGGCGGCGGCTTCGAAGGCATGCAGATCTTCGACATCCTGATCATGGCCGTCATTGCCTTCCTGGTCTTCCGTTTCATCGCCGCTCGTCGTCGCAAGCAACAGGAGCACCTGGCTCCGGCTGGCGCCCCGATGCAGCGTGAAGTGTTCGAGCAGAAACCAAGCGCCATGGGTTCGATCTTCGGTGGTTCGGCCGCTCCGGCTGCCGCTCGTCCGGTCATCAACGCGCCAGCCTGGTTCAATGAAAAGAACTTCATTGAAGCGGCCCGCAACCACTTCCAGTCCCTGCAGCAACACTGGGACGCCAACGAAATGGACAAGATCGCCGAGTTCGTGACCCCGCAGCTGCTTGAGTTCCTCAAGCGCGAACGTGCCGATCTGGGTGAGGGTTTCCAGTCCACCTACATTGATAACCTCAATGTTCAACTGGATGGCGTCGATGATCGCGCCGACAAGACCATCGCCACCCTGACCTTCAGCGGCGTGTCGAAAACCTCGCGTTTCGACCAGGGCGAAGTGTTCAGCGAAAGCTGGAACATGGAACGTCCACAGGGTGAAAACCAGCCTTGGCTGGTTGCCGGTATCCGCCAGAACGGCTGAACCGACCTGCGTTAAATGTGTCGCAACAAAAACCCCGGCCTCGGCCGGGGTTTTCTATTTCACGGTTGCATCTATAGCGAGCTACTGTATAAACCGCCCCAACTAAACCGCGCCATACAAGCAAGAGGATCCCGGACGTGGAAGAAATCATCGAACAACTGCGTGAAGCCAACGAACCGGTACCGGTCCCCTTGGAGCTGCCCGACGAAGATCTGCTGGTCGAAATCGAAGAACAACTGTTCATCGACATCCCATTTGTTTTCAGAGAATTTTTGCTGACCGTCAGCGACGTGGTCTACGGCAGCCTGGAGCCGGTGACCGTCACCGACCCGCAATCCCACACCTACCTGCCGGACGTTGCCGCCAACGCCTGGGACGCCGGTGTCGATCGCAGCCTGATCCCGATCTGCCAGGACGGTGACGACTACTACTGCGTCGAAGAAGACGGCACTGTAGTGCTGTGGCAAGCCGAAGAAGAGCTGATCGCCGAAGAAACCTGGGAATCGGTGTGGCACTGGGCACGAGACGTCTGGCTGGAAAGCTGAGCCGTCTGACGCGCCGCGTGGTCAATGCCCCGAAGATTCCTTGTGATTGTCCAGGGTTTCCAGCAAGGCCACCTGCATCCGCGTGTGCACGCGGATGAACCAGCGCCAGAGCAGCGCCGCCACGGCGGCCGCGACCACGACAATCAACACCAGCAACTTGTTGGTCGGCAGAATACTGGCCGACAAGGCTGCCAACAGCAGGAAGATCACCAACAGCGAAAGGATCGGGATCACCTCGGCGATCACCCGACGCACTCGCTGCGTGTGACGGCCGGCCATCTCCGGTTTCACGCCCATCTCCGCCAACAACATCGACAGCGCCTTGAGCTTGCGATAGGCGGCGATGAGGAACGGCAGCGACAACAGCAATGCCCCTCCCCAGATCAACGCCTTCTGCCAGCTTGGGTCGCTGATCCAGTCCTGCAAATAGGGCGACATCCGCTCGGCAAAAAAAGCGCCCGAGAAGAAAATCGCAATCACCAGCGCCAGATTGACCCCCACCTGCAACAGAATCCTCCGGATCATCGACGCCAGTAGCGCGCCCTCGCCCTGAGGCTGGATGCTGCGCAGCCATTCGCCATACATCCCCAATACGCGGCCCAACCGCTGCGGCATCACGCCAGCCAGTTTGATCGACAGCGGATCAGCCGCGCGGATCAGATACGGCGTCAGCAGCGTAGTGATCACCGACACCGCCACGGCGACCGGGTAGAGGAAGTTGCTGGTGACCTGCAGGGTCATCCCCAGTGCCGCGATGATGAAAGAAAATTCGCCAATCTGCGAAAGCCCCATCCCCACGCGCAGTGAGGTGCGTCCGTCATTGCCGGCGATAAAGGCACCGAGGCCACAGGACAACATCTTGCCGAGCACCACAGCGACGGTGATGACTGCGATTGGCCAGGCGTATTGCAGCAGGATCATCGGGTCGAGCATCAGCCCGATGGCGACGAAAAAGATTGCACTGAACAGGTCGCGAACCGGCTCGATCAGGCGCTCGATCTTCAGCAACTGTCGCGACTCGGCCATGATCGCGCCAATCAGGAACGCGCCGAGCACCATGCTGTATTCCAGCTTGACCACCAACAGGCAGAAGCCGAAACACAGGCCCAGCACGGTGATCAGCAGCATCTCGTTGCTTTCGAATTTGGCCACGTAGGCCAGCAGGCGCGGCACCAGCAGAATCCCGATTACCAGCGCGACGATCATGAACAGCGAGAGCTTGCCGACCGTGGAAAACACTTCGCCGGAACTGACCGTGCCACTGACCGCGATGCTCGACAGCAAGGCAATGATGCCGATGCCGAGAATGTCCTCGACGATCAGTACGCCGAAAATCAGCTGCGCGAAACGCTCGTTTTTCATCTTCAGGTCATTGAGTGCCTTGACGATGATGGTGGTCGAAGAGATGGCCAGGATCGCGCCGAGGAACAGCGAGTCCATGGTGTTCCAGTCGAACCAGCGGCCGATTTCGTAGCCGATCCAGATCATCAGCACGATTTCCAGGAACGCCGCGATAAACGCCGTGGCGCCGACCTTGAACAGTTTGCGCAGGCTGAACTCCAGGCCGAGGCAGAACATCAGGAAAATCACCCCGAGTTCGGCGAGGGTCTTGATGGTTTCTTCGTCGTGGATCAGCCCGAAGGGTGGCGTGTGCGGGCCGATGATGAACCCGGCGACGATGTAGCCGAGGACGACCGGTTGTTTGAGGCGGTGAAACAGTACGGTCACCACGCCTGCGACCAGCATGATCACTGCCAGATCCTGAATAAAACTGATGGCATGCATGGCGTGGGGCTCCTTAAGGTCGACTTTCGGAGGTTAACACCGCGACTTCCGTCAGAAAGGCGGTGCAATATATGGAAACAGATCGATCCGGCGTGACGGCGATCACCCGCCCGGCGTCCCGATAACTGTGGTTTGAAAAAACCGAACAGGCACCCGCAGAGGTGCACTCCTCCGAAACCTGCCTTGAACCGTGAGAACGTTATGGAACCCGGAAACGCCCAGCTGTCGATGACGGTACTGATGACTCCCGACATGGCCAACTTCTCTGGCAATGTCCACGGCGGCACCTTGCTCAAGTACCTGGACGAAGTGGCCTACGCCTGCGCCAGCCGCTATGCCGGCCGCTACGTGGTGACCCTGTCGGTGGATCAGGTGATTTTTCGCGAGCCGATCCATGTCGGCGAACTGGTGACCTTCCTGGCGTCGGTCAACTACACCGGCAACACCTCCATGGAGGTCGGCATCAAGGTGGTGACCGAAAACATCCGCGAGCGCTCGGTGCGCCACACCAACAGCTGCTTCTTCACCATGGTCGCGGTGGATGACGACCGCAAACCCGCCGCCGTACCGCCGCTGCAACCGCAGAACAGCGAAGACAAACGCCGCTACATGCAGGCCCAGCAGCGTCGGCAGATTCGTCAGGAGCTGGAAAAGCGGTATCAGGAGATCAAGGGCGACGCCTGATACGTTTGACCGTTAAATCGCATTCGCGGGCAAGTCGGATCGCCGCACCGCTCGCTCCTACAGGGATCGCATACAAACTGTAGGAGCGAGGCTTGCCCGCGAAGCTTTTAAAGGCTGATCGCGGTGGCTTCAAACCGCACTCGCGGATGCGCAATCCGGTCCTGCGCCCGCACCAGCTCCAACTCATAACTGGCGCACGCCTGGGTCTCCAGCAGCACTTCATGCACCGCCGACGCAGCAAATTCGAACGCCGCCACCAAGCTGTCTCCCAGCAGTACACGCGCCAGAAACAGGCCGGATGTCAGGTCGCCAACGCCCACCGGCTGACGCGGAAACGCCAGCATTGGACGTCGCAGGTGCCAGCTGCCTTCGCTTGTCACCAGCAACATCTCGAACACATCCTCCGGTTTACCGGGATAGGCCAGATGCTTGACCAGCACCGCCTGTGGACCACGCGCCAGCAACGCTTTCGCCATGGCCAGGCAATCGAACAGCGACTGCGGCTTGCGGCCCGAGAAGCTGTCCAGCTCCAGCTGGTTCGGGCACATGAAGTCCGCCATGGCTGCCGCTTCTTCCAGCAGAAAATCGCTGACTTCGGCCGGTACGCTGCAACCCTTTTCTGGATGGCCCATCACCGGGTCGCACAGATACAGTGCCTTGGGATTCATCGACTTGATACGCGCCACGCCCGTCAGGATCGCCCGGCCCTGGGCTGCACTGCCGAGGTAACCGGACAACACCGCATCACAATTGCCCAGCTCGCCAATCGCTGCGATGCCCTCGACCAATTCGGGAATCTGCTGCGGTGCCAGCACGTCGCCCGCCCATTGCCCGTATTGGGTGTGGTTGGAGAACTGCACGGTATTGAGCGGCCAGACATTCACCCCGACCCGCTGCATCGGGAAAACCGCGGCGCTGTTGCCAGCGTGGCCGAACACCACGTGGGACTGAATGGCGAGCAGATGGGGCGTACGTTTCATGCGGTGAGTTTTCCGTAAACCGATTGAAATTCAAGCCGCGCAGTATGCGACTAAACGCAGCCTGTACGACAGACCGGCGACGCAGTTAAGCTGACACTATCTAGTTGGAGCACCCTGTTGATGCTGACCCTCGGAAATATCTTCGTGCTGATGCTGCTCGCCACTGGCGGCGCGTGGCTGTGGCACAACCATGGCTTGCGCGAGCGCGCGCTGGAGCGGGTCAAGCTGCATTGCGTAAAGCTCGGGATCGAGTTGCTGGACGGCAACGTGGCGCTGAAAAAAATCGCCTTCATCAAGGATGCCAACGGGCGGCGACGCTTGGCCCGCGTGTATAACTTCGAGTTCACGGTGACTGGCGAAACCCGCCACAACGGCACCATCACCCAGTTCGGCGCCCACAGCGCGCAGATCGAACTGGCGCCCTACCCGATGCCGTTCGACGACACGCCTCCGGTGGTCGACGTGGCGAAGCCACGCGCTGAAGTGATTGAGCTTAGTCAGTGGCGGCAAGAACACACAAAATGGCGTCCTTAATTCAACCGGCAGTCGGCCAGTGCGCTCTGCAATGAATCAATCTCCTGCGGCTCGCTGAAGATCAGCTCGATCCGTGAATCCCGACGCCATTCGCTGGACTGCCAATCCAGCGTCGAGTTATCCAGGGCATTCGCTGAAACCCAGCCGTCGCTGCTGTGGATAACCAGCTTGGCACGTCGCCACGTAAGGCTTTCAAGCCATCGGCCAACGCGCGCGGAATCGAATGTCTGGCTCGGATGCCAGCGCCAGCCAATGCTCCAGCCACCCTCCTGCTCCTGACTCAAGCAAATCGGCACCTCGGGATCGGTCCAGACGGTCGGCATCTGCGCCATTCCTTTGGGTTGGATGAAGTTATCCACACCCGCCACAGCCTTCGCCTCCAGGCCGGGCAACTCGCTCAATGGCAACCGCGCCTGTTGCGTCCAGTACACGCGCCGCGCCGGCAACTGCGCAACGATTCGCTGCCGATCGCCTGTGTCGAGGTTTTCCGACTTGTTCAGCAGCAACAGCCCGGCGCTGCCCAACGCCTCCTGCTGCGTCACAGGCAGCGGTTTGCCGGCGGCGAGCGCTTGGGCATCCAGCACCAGCACGCTGGGCTGAACGGCCAGCACACCCAACCACGGCGCCTCTTGCAATTGCCTGAGCAACTGCGCCGGATGGCCCAGCCCGGACGGCTCGATAAACAACCGATCCGGCCGCGCCTTGCGCAGCAAACGTCCGAGGCCGATCTGAAACGGCGCACCATTGACGCAACACAAACAGCCCCCGGCCACCTCACCCAGTGCGATACCATCGGCGTCCCGGGTCAGCAACGCAGCGTCGAGGCCGATCTGGCCGAACTCGTTGATCAGCACCGCCCAGCGCTCGTTCGCCGGCCGCTGCGCCAACAGATGCTTGATCAAACTGGTCTTGCCTGCGCCCAAGGGGCCGGCAATGACGTGCGTGGGAATGTTCTGCAACATGGTCGGTGTTTTCTGAGGAGGTAAAGGATGCGGTTGATTGGCTGGACGTTGCTTCTGGCGCTGGTTT contains:
- a CDS encoding acyl-CoA thioesterase, giving the protein MEPGNAQLSMTVLMTPDMANFSGNVHGGTLLKYLDEVAYACASRYAGRYVVTLSVDQVIFREPIHVGELVTFLASVNYTGNTSMEVGIKVVTENIRERSVRHTNSCFFTMVAVDDDRKPAAVPPLQPQNSEDKRRYMQAQQRRQIRQELEKRYQEIKGDA
- a CDS encoding DUF3301 domain-containing protein, with translation MLTLGNIFVLMLLATGGAWLWHNHGLRERALERVKLHCVKLGIELLDGNVALKKIAFIKDANGRRRLARVYNFEFTVTGETRHNGTITQFGAHSAQIELAPYPMPFDDTPPVVDVAKPRAEVIELSQWRQEHTKWRP
- a CDS encoding CobW family GTP-binding protein, whose translation is MLQNIPTHVIAGPLGAGKTSLIKHLLAQRPANERWAVLINEFGQIGLDAALLTRDADGIALGEVAGGCLCCVNGAPFQIGLGRLLRKARPDRLFIEPSGLGHPAQLLRQLQEAPWLGVLAVQPSVLVLDAQALAAGKPLPVTQQEALGSAGLLLLNKSENLDTGDRQRIVAQLPARRVYWTQQARLPLSELPGLEAKAVAGVDNFIQPKGMAQMPTVWTDPEVPICLSQEQEGGWSIGWRWHPSQTFDSARVGRWLESLTWRRAKLVIHSSDGWVSANALDNSTLDWQSSEWRRDSRIELIFSEPQEIDSLQSALADCRLN
- the pdxY gene encoding pyridoxal kinase PdxY encodes the protein MKRTPHLLAIQSHVVFGHAGNSAAVFPMQRVGVNVWPLNTVQFSNHTQYGQWAGDVLAPQQIPELVEGIAAIGELGNCDAVLSGYLGSAAQGRAILTGVARIKSMNPKALYLCDPVMGHPEKGCSVPAEVSDFLLEEAAAMADFMCPNQLELDSFSGRKPQSLFDCLAMAKALLARGPQAVLVKHLAYPGKPEDVFEMLLVTSEGSWHLRRPMLAFPRQPVGVGDLTSGLFLARVLLGDSLVAAFEFAASAVHEVLLETQACASYELELVRAQDRIAHPRVRFEATAISL